Proteins found in one Pseudomonas mosselii genomic segment:
- a CDS encoding carbon-nitrogen hydrolase family protein: MRIALFQGTPKPLDVPGNLERLQHQAQQAAAQGAQLLVCPEMFLSGYNIGLDQVERLAEAEDGPSAMSVVEIAQAHRIAIVYGYPERAEDGSIHNSVQLIDVHGRSLCNYRKTHLFGELDRSMFSPGDDHFPVVELDGWKVGLLICYDIEFPENARRLALNGAELILVPTANMAPYDFVCQVTVRSRAQENQCYLVYANYCGSEGEIQYCGQSSIVGPDGDVLAMAGDEEGLLLADLQRERVLRGREAFPYLADLRRDLH; the protein is encoded by the coding sequence CAGCAGGCTGCCGCCCAAGGTGCGCAGTTGCTGGTGTGCCCGGAAATGTTCCTCAGCGGCTACAACATCGGCCTGGACCAGGTGGAACGCCTGGCCGAGGCCGAGGACGGCCCCTCGGCCATGAGTGTCGTCGAGATCGCCCAGGCGCACCGGATCGCCATCGTCTACGGCTATCCGGAACGGGCCGAGGACGGGTCGATCCACAACAGCGTGCAACTGATCGACGTCCATGGCCGCAGCCTGTGCAACTACCGCAAGACCCACCTGTTCGGCGAGCTGGACCGCTCGATGTTCAGCCCGGGCGACGATCACTTTCCGGTGGTCGAGCTGGACGGCTGGAAGGTCGGGCTGCTGATCTGCTACGACATCGAATTCCCGGAGAACGCCCGACGCCTGGCGCTGAACGGCGCCGAGCTGATCCTGGTGCCGACGGCGAACATGGCGCCTTACGACTTCGTCTGCCAGGTGACCGTGCGCTCGCGGGCGCAGGAGAACCAGTGTTATCTGGTATACGCCAACTACTGCGGCAGCGAAGGCGAGATCCAATACTGCGGGCAGAGCAGCATCGTCGGGCCGGATGGTGATGTGCTGGCGATGGCCGGGGACGAAGAGGGGCTGTTGCTGGCGGATCTGCAACGCGAGCGGGTATTGAGAGGTCGGGAGGCGTTTCCCTACCTGGCGGACCTGCGTCGGGATCTGCATTAA